Sequence from the Qipengyuania pelagi genome:
CCGCGCTCGCCATGCCGGTGCCGATCCACCATTCGCCGTCCCGCGTGTGGCGCGGCGATCGAGGCCCCGAATCCCAGCCGAACCGTTCCGCCCCTTGCTTCAGGCATTCGGCAAGCTTGTGGGATGAAAACGGCAAATCCTCTTCGGGATCGCGATGGGGGATGTTGAGAAGGCGCAGCTCGACCGGATCGACGCCGCTCTTTTCCGCGAGAACGTCCATCGCGATTTCCAGCGCGGGCATACCCACCGCTTCCCCCGGCGCGCGGACCGACCCGGCGGTCATGCGGTGGATGCGCGCGACTTCGAGCTTCAGGGCGCGATTGTCGCCGCCGTACAGGAAGTGCGAGGATTGCAGCACGGGCTCGGCGAATTCCTCTGCGGGAAGGTTCGAAACCAGCGCCTCATGCCCGAACCCGTCGAGCCTGCCCTCGCCGTCTCCGGCCAGGCGAAGCCGTTGTGTGGTCTCGCTGCGGCGCATGACGCACTGGAAGACCTGCTGGCGGCTCATCACCACGCGGACCGGCCTTCCGACTTTCTCGGCGGCGATCGCGGCCGCGACGACTTCCTCGCTGATGCCGAGCTTCGATCCGAACCCGCCCCCGACATAGCGCGAGACGATCCGCACCCGGTCCTCTTCGACACCCAGAGTGTCGGCGAGTTCGGCGATGTTGTAGTTCAACATCTGTAGCGAGGCGTGGACCGTCAGCTTGTCGCCCTCCCACTGCGCGATCGCGGCGTGGGGTTCCATGGCGGCGGACGCATGGCCCTCGGTGGTGATCGCGAGGTCGACCGAATGATCGGCGCGGCTCATCGCCTGTGCCAGATCGCCTTGATCGACGGTTTCGTCCTCCTGCTCCTCAGGCTCGACATCAGAAGGGTGGAGCGGAGCGCCGTCTTCCGCCCGATATTCCACCTTCAGATGCTTCGCCGCGTCGCGCGCCTGCTCGAACGTCTCGGCGACGACGACCGCAATCGGCTGGCCCCAGAAGAAGACCTTCGTCGGCCCTTGTTGTGGCGCTTCGCCGGCGGTTCCCTGCGCCGCCCGCGTCGTCAGGCGCTCGTCATCGATAACGGCAAGGACACCGGGCATTTCGAGCACCGAGGCCTTGTCGATCGACACGACCTCGCCGCGCACGATCGTCGTTGTCACGATCACGCCCTCGGCAGCATTCTCGACCGGGTATTCGACAGCGTAGGGCGCCGTTCCGGTCACCTTCGCCAGCCCCTCGACCCGCGAAACGGGCTTGCCCAGCACGCCCTGCTTCATCGTGTCGAGAAAGTTTTCGGTGTCGGGTTCGTCTTGCTTGAGATGGGCGGTCATATCGCGGTCTCCGTCGCTTCGGCCAACACGGCGGCGAGCGTGCGCCGGGCGAGCGGGATCTTGAAATCGTTCTCGCCATAGCCCTGCGCGTCTTCCAGCAGCAGGTCGGCGGCGCGGTCGAACAGAGCGGCGTCCGGCACCTTTCCGCCCAGCAGGTCGGCAAGGCGGGGATCGTGCCAGGGCTTGTGCGCCAGTCCACCGAAAGCGAGGTCTGCGCGCGCGATGGTCTCGCCTTCCATCGCGATCACGGCGGCTACCGAGACCAGGGCGAAGGCATAGGACGAGCGCTCGCGCACCTTGCGGTAGATCTGCTTCCCTTCGACCGGGGCTGGCAGGATTACCGAGGTGATGACCTCGCCCGGCTCCAGCACATTGTCGCGCCAGGGCGTGTCGCCCGGCAGGCGATGGAAGTCGCGAACCGGAACCTGGCGGCGGGCATCACCCGCCCCTTCGATCTCGACCATGGCATCGAGCGCGCTCATCGCCACGGCCATGTCGCCGGGATAGGTCGCGATACAGTGGGGACTGGTGCCGAGAACGCCGTGGAGGCGCGCGATCCCGTCTATCGCGCCACAGCCCGAACCGGGGTCGCGCTTGTTGCAGGGCTGGTCGATATTGGTGAAGTAGTAACAGCGCGTGCGCTGGCACAGATTGCCGCCGGTCGTGGCGCGATTGCGCAATTGCTGTGTCGCCCCGGCGAGAATGGCGCGCGCCAGCACCGGATAGTCGCTGCGGATGCGGTCATGGTTCGCGGTCGCGGTGTTGGTGACGAGCGCGCCGATGCGCACCCCGCCATCCGCTGTCTCCTCGATCGCATTCATGCCCAGCCGGTCGATCGCGACCAGCCGCTCGGGCGTCTCGACCTGCAATTTCATCAGGTCGAGCAGATTGGTCCCACCCGCGATCAGCGTGGCGGTTTCGCCATCCGAGAGGGAATACGCGTGATCGAGGCTGTCGGGCCGCTGGAGATCGAATGGTCTCATGCGGCGTCTCCCTGTCCGGCGACATCGCGGATCGCGGCGACGATATTGGCATAGGCTCCGCAGCGGCACAGATTGCCGCTCATCCGTTCGCGGATTTCCTCGGCCGTCGCCGTCATCTCGCCGGTCAGATCTGCGCTTGCGTCGCTGGCGAAACCGGCCTTGATCTCGTCCAGCATGGCGGTGGCCGAACACACCTGGCCCGGTGTGCAATAGCCGCATTGATACCCGTCATGCTCAACGAAAGCGACCTGGAGCGGCGACGGGTTCTCGGGCGTGCCCAACCCCTCGATCGTCGTGACATCGTCCCCGTCATGCAGGGCGGCGAGCGTCAGGCAGCTGTTGATCCGCATCCCATTGACGATGACGGTGCAGGCCCCGCACTGGCCGTGATCGCAGCCCTTCTTGGTGCCGGTGAGACCCAGATCGTGGCGCAGGAAATCCAGCAGGCTGGTGCGCGGATCGCTCGGCAGGGGGTGGTCGGTTCCGTTGATGGTGATGGTATCGGGCAAGACGGTCTCCTCGTCCCCCCTCAACCGGCCTGACCCTTTTAAGGTCCGAAGAAATTTATGGAGTTTCGGTTTGCGGCGACGCGGATCGGCGGCAAAGGAACGCGATGACCGATTATCATTTCTACCGGCCCGAGGATGGGCACCGCCTTCCGCACAGCCCCTTGAACGCCATCGTCGCGCCGCGCCCGATCGGCTGGATCTCGACGATCGGCAGGGACGGCACGCGCAATCTGGCGCCCTACAGCTTCTTCAACCTCATCAATTACGACCCGCCCCTCATCGTGTTTGCCTCGTCAGGGTGGAAGGACACGGTCGCGAATATCGAGGCGAGCGGCGAATTCGTGTGGAACCTCGCCACGCGCGCGCAGGCCGAAGCGATGAACGCCACTTCCGCGAGCGTCGGGCCGGGGGTGGACGAGTTTGCTCTGGCGGGATTGGACACGCTCCCTTCCACGATCGTCGCCCCGCCGCGCGTGGCGGGCAGCCCGGTGCATTTCGAATGCAGAATGACCCAGCTGATCCGGCTTGAGGATCGGCATGGTGAAGAACTCGATCAATGGCTGGTGATCGGTGAAGCGGTCGGCATCCATATCGATCCCGCCATGCTCGAAGATGGTGTCTACCAGACTGCCCGCCCCGTCCCGATTACGCGCGGCGGCGGACCGGCGGATTATTTCGCCATCACGCAGGATGCGCTGTTTAAGATGAAGCGCCCCGACTGATCCGCCGAGCGCAATCGCTCAATATCCCCGGCGACCCGACCGCTGCGCGAAATGCGACGTGCGAGGATGCAAGCGCCGCTTCGCTGTCGCGCGGCCTGCCGAGCCGGGCGATGGCGAGATAGACCGTATGCAAGGCGATGTAACCGGTTGCAGGAACGGGCGCGATGCGACAGGATCGTGGCAAAGACGAGAGGATGATGATGGCGAGCGTTTGGAAACCGATTGCGATGGCGCTGGTCGTCTTCGCCCTGCCCGTGCCCGGTGCTGCGCAGGATGCGGAGCGTTATCGGGAATGTTCCCCGGACGGGCGGCTGTGCTTCGCGCTCGAGACGGTGGCGGAAGCGCCGCATTACTCGGTGACCCGCGACGGCAAACCAGTGATCGCCCCCTCCCGCTTGGGCTTCGTGCTGCGCGGTGCGGGCAAATGGGGCAATCGCGTGGCGCTGGGCGAAGCGGTGCGGCGCGACCATGAAGGCGAGTGGGAACAACCCTGGGGCGAGAACCGCGTGGTGCGCGACGACTATCGCGAAATCCGCATACCCATCACCGAACTCGGCAAGACCGAACGCCGCATCGACCTGATCGCGCGGGTCTTCGACGGCGGCGTAGGATTTCGCTTCGCCTTCCCCGACCAGGAGCAGCTTGCCGATGTCAAGATCGACGAGGAGCTGACCGAGTTCAACATTTCGGGTGACGCCGAAGCCTGGTGGATTCCGGGCGGCGAGTGGAACCGCTACGAATATGTGTACAACCACACCCCCGCCAATCAGGTCGGCACAGCGCATTCGCCGCTGACCCTGCGCCGCGCGGATGGCCTCCACCTCGCGATCCACGAAGCGGCATTGGAAGATTACAGCGGCTTCTGGCTCCAGCGGGTCGAAGGTCAGCGGTTCCGCACCATGCTCGCGCCGTCATCCCAGCCATGGAAGGTGCGCCGCACCGCGCCCTTCGTCACACCCTGGCGCACGATCCTGATCGCCGAGGATGCGCCGCGCCTCTATGCGGCGGCGGACATCCTGCTCAATCTCAACGAACCCAACCGTCTCGGCGATGTCAGCTGGTCGAAACCGCACAAATATGTCGGTATCTGGTGGGCGATGCATCTCGACAAATGGAGCTGGAACGCTGGCCCCAAGCATGGCGCCACCACCCAGCACGCGATCGACTATATCGATTTCGCCGCGAAGCATGGCTTCAAATCCGTCCTGATCGAAGGCTGGAACGAGGGGTGGTGGAGCGAGAGCGGACGCAATTTCCAGTTCGCCACCGCCTACCCCGATTTCGACATGGATCGCATCGCCGCCTATGCCGCGTCGAAGGGTGTCGAGATCATGGGCCACCACGAAACGGCGGGCAATGCCGGGCTTTACGAACGCCAGCTCGAGGAAGCGCTCGATTATTACCAGCGGCACGGCGTCCATTCGGTCAAGACCGGCTATGTCGCCGATGCGGGCGGCGTGCTGCGCGAGGACCCGGACGGCACCGAACAGTGGGAGTATCACGACGGGCAGTACATGGCCCGCCATCACGTCCTCGTCGCCGAACGTGCCGCCGAACATGAGATCGCCATCAACGCGCATGAGCCGATCAAGGATACCGGTATGCGCCGCACCTATCCCAATCTGATGACACGCGAAGGTGCGCGGGGGACCGAATATATGGCCTGGGGCGAGCCGCCCAATCCGCCCAGCCACGAGCCGACCCTGCTGTTCACGCGGATGCTGGCAGGCCCGTTCGACCTGACGCCGGGCATCGTCAGTCTGCAAGGGCGCGAAGGCCTCTTGCCCAACACGCTGGCGCGGCAATTGGCCGATTACGTGGTGATCTATTCCCCGCTCCAGATGGCGGCGGATTTGCCCGAGAACTACGCCAAGGCCCCCGATGCGCTGGCCTTCATCGAACAGGTCCCGGTCGACTGGGAGCGGACGAAAGTCCTTTCCGGCGAGGTCGGACAATTCGGCGTCGTCGCCCGCCAGCGCCGCGGCGGGGAGGATTGGTGGATCGGCGGCGTCACCGACGAAACCGCGCGCGAGGTCGAACTCGACCTCACCTTCCTCGATCCGGGCAGGCGCTACACAGCCGAAATCTGGCGCGATGGCGAAGGCGGCGGGATCGACGGGGATCGCTTCGCCATGGTGCGCGAGACGAGGGTCATTACGGGCGGCGAGGCGATGCGCGTGCTGATGCAGGCGGGCGGCGGCTTCGCGATGAGCCTCAGGCCCCTAGACTGACCTCACTTCGGGCGGAGGCGCCTATCGAAACACCACGGTGCGGATGCCGTTGAGGAAGACCCGCCTTTCCGCCGTCCAGCGCACCGCGCGGGCCAGCACGCGCGCCTCGATATCGCGGCCGATGCGGACGAGATCCTGTTCGGTCGCGCGGTGATCGACTCGCTCGATATCCTGTTCGATGATCGGCCCTTCGTCGAGATCGCCGGTGACGAAATGCGCCGTCGCACCGATCAGCTTGACTCCGCGCTCATGCGCCTTCCCATAGGGCCGCGCGCCCTTGAAGCTGGGGAGGAAGCTGTGGTGGATATTGATGCACCGCCCCGCCAGCGTCCCCGCCAGATCGGACGACAGCACCTGCATATAGCGGGCGAGCACCAGCGTATCGGCGCGGCTCTCCTCGAAGACGCGCAGCATCCGCGCTTCCTGCTCGCCGCGCCGGTCGGGATCGACGGGCAAGTAGTGATAGGGGACGCCATGCCATTCGGTAAGATCGCGCAGCCCTTCGTGGTTCGACACCACACCCACGATTTCGACCGGCAGATTGCCCGTCTGCCAGCGATGCAGGAGGTCGTTGAGACAATGGCTCCCCCGAGACACCGCGATCAGCAGGCGCGGCCGATGATCGGCGGGCAGCAGCTCCCAGTCCATCGCGTAATCCTGCGCGATCGGAGCGAAGCCGGACCGCAGATCATCCACCGATTGGGGGAACGACACTCCCTCTGCGCGAAATTCGATCCTGAGGAAGAAGCGTCCCGCTTCGAGATCGGCATATTGCTGGCTGTCGAGGATGAAGCCTCCGATCGCGGCCAGATGGCTGCTGACCGCGGCGACGATGCCCACCCGATCCTCGCAGGACAGGGTGAGAATGAAGGCGGGTTTGGCTTGTTCGTGAGAAGCGGGATCGGCGCTGGGTGTCATGGCGGCACTTGTATCAAAGGATCGGCGGAGCGCCAGACGGCACTAACGCTTTCGGGAGGCCCGGCGAAAGCAGGCCGCTGAGGCCAGCCACGATCCCGCGAGAACCGTGCCCCAGACCAGCGCCCGCGCCTGTCCGCCAGGTTGTGCGATAGTCGAGGGTGCGGTCGCGAACAGCAGACCGAGCGACACCTGCATGGCCGCCACGCCCGCCATCGCCCGCGCCATGCCCGCCGCCTCCATCCGCACGGCAAAGGCGCCGACTGCGGCCGCGAGGATCACCATGAAGGACGCGGCCCCCTGCCCGTCGTCGCGCACGATCGTCGTCCAAACGGTCACGAAGGCGGTTAGCGCAGCCAGCCCCAGCCCGACCCGATAGGCCCGCGAGGCGGTCTGTGACTTGGCGAACAGAATCATCGGCACATCTCCCTTTTTACGGGAAAAACCTGCCTGACGAGGAAGCGGAAATCATGAGCGCGATGTGAGCAAACACGCCTGCCCCTCAATGATGCGCGTGATGCCCTGCCCCCGCCGCGTTTTCGGCATCGTGGCGGCCCTTCGCCATCGCGACCTCGTCACCGATCGGCGCGTCCACGGCCGGACCGTCGCTGTCGCGATATTGGCGGCGCAGCTCTTCGAGCTTGTCCTTCATCCGCGCAATTTCGTCCTTCATCCGGGGATCGTCGATGCGGTTGCGCATCTCGTTGGGGTCGGTCTGAAGGTCGTAGAACTCCCACTGGTCGATATCGCCATAGAACCGCATCAGCTTGTAGCGGCCCTGCTTGACGCCGTAATGCGCGCGCACCGAATGGAAACCGGGATATTCGTAATAGTGGTAATAGATGGCGTCGCGCCAGTCCGACGGCGGCGTTCCGTCGACCACTTCGCGTAAGGAGCGGCCCTGAATGGTTCCTCGTTCGGGAAGGCCCGCATAATCGAGGAAAGTGGGCGCATAATCCACGTTCTGCACGGGCGCGCCGATCCGCGTGCCCGGCGCGATGTGGCCGGGATACTGCATCACCAGCGGCGTCCGCAGGCTTTCCTCATACATGAACCGCTTGTCGAACCAGCCATGCTCGCCGAGATAGAAACCCTGGTCGGACGTGTAGATGACGATCGTGTTGTCCGCCTCGCCCGAATTTTCCAGCCAGTCGAGCACGCGGCCCACGCTGTCGTCCACTGCGGCGACCGTGCCGAGATATTCGTGCATGTAGCGCTGGTATTTCCAGATCGCCATCTCCCTGTCGCTCATATCAGCGGCGTTCATGGCATCGTTGCCGGGCTGGAGCGCGCCGAAATAGGCCTCGCGCTGTTCGGGGGTCATGCGCGCGAAATCGTCGGTCCAGGGATTGAAGCGCAATTCGCGGCTCCCCTCCTCGACCGTCATCTTCAGATCGTGCCCCTCATACATGTCGCGATAGATGTTCATTTCCTGCGCCGCGGCGGCGGGGCGTCCGTCGTAATGGTCGAAATAATTGGTCGGCACGGGAAATTCCGTGCCGATATATTTCTGCACATGGCGAAGGGCGGGCATGAAATTGCGGTGCGGCGCCTTGTGGTGGATCAGCAGGGCGAAAGGCTTGTCGCTGCCCGCCCGCCCGTCGAGCCAGGCGAGGCTGCGATCGGTGACGAGGTCGGTGGCATAGCCTTCGACCACGCTGCGTCCGTCGGGCGTGATGATGTCGGGATTGTAGTATTTGCCCTGATCGTCGAGCACGGCCCAATCGTCGATCCCCGCGCCTTCGGGCGAGTAATTGAGGTGCCATTTCCCGAACAGGGCGGTGTCGTAGCCCGACGCCCCTAGTTCGCGCACCCAGTTCCATTGCGAATTGTCGAATTTCTGCCCGTTCTGCGTGAAGCCATGCATATGGCTGAACTGGCCGGTCAGCATGGTGGCCCGCGCCGGGCCGCACAGCGAATTGGTGACGTAGCTGTTTTCGAACAACGCCCCGTTCTTCGCGATCCGGTCGATATTGGGCGTCGGCGCGAGGCGGCCGATCTCGGTCCCGTAGGCGGAAATCGCGCTCTGCGCATGATCGTCCGACATGATGAAGATGATGTTCGGACGGCGCTGTTCGACGGGCGCCGTGTCTGTCTGAGCCACCGTTCCCGCACTCTCGGTGGCGGCGGGAACGGTGGCGCAGCCCGGCAGGACGCAGGCCAGGGCCATGGCGGCGAAAGCGGTGCGCCCCGTCATCATGCTCACTCCGTGATCGTGAAGGTGACCGGCGTGCTCGCGTCCGCGCCGGAGCTCGGCGCGATCCAGAGACGGAACTCGCCCGGCTCCCACCCATGCGACATATCCTGACGGGTGAAGGCGAGATCCTCGGGCCGCAGAGTGAACGTGACCGTCCGGCTCTCTCCGGGCTGGAGCATGACCTTCTCGAAGCCCTTCAGCTCCTGCACCGGGCGCGTCACCGACCCGACGAGGTCACGCACATAAAGCTGCGCAACCTCCGCCCCGGCGCGCTTGCCGGTGTTGGTGATGGTGGCGCTGGCGGTGATCGAACCGCCTGCCCCCATGCTCGGCGCGCTCAAGCTGACGGGGGAATAGGCAAAGTCGGTGTAGCTGAGTCCGTAACCGAACCGGTAGAGCGGCGCATTCGGCGTGTTGAGATAGCGCGAGACGTATTTCGCGCCCGGTGCGCCCAGTTCGATCGGGCGGCCGGTGTTCTTCATGTCGTAATAGATCGGCGCCTGGCCGACATTCACCGGGAAGGTCACCGGCAGCTTGCCCGAGGGGTTGTAGTCCCCGAACAGGACATCGGCCACCGCATGGCCGCCCTGCGTGCCCGGATACCAGGCGTGGAGGATCGCCGAAACGTTTTCTT
This genomic interval carries:
- a CDS encoding FAD binding domain-containing protein, coding for MRPFDLQRPDSLDHAYSLSDGETATLIAGGTNLLDLMKLQVETPERLVAIDRLGMNAIEETADGGVRIGALVTNTATANHDRIRSDYPVLARAILAGATQQLRNRATTGGNLCQRTRCYYFTNIDQPCNKRDPGSGCGAIDGIARLHGVLGTSPHCIATYPGDMAVAMSALDAMVEIEGAGDARRQVPVRDFHRLPGDTPWRDNVLEPGEVITSVILPAPVEGKQIYRKVRERSSYAFALVSVAAVIAMEGETIARADLAFGGLAHKPWHDPRLADLLGGKVPDAALFDRAADLLLEDAQGYGENDFKIPLARRTLAAVLAEATETAI
- a CDS encoding glycoside hydrolase family 97 protein yields the protein MRQDRGKDERMMMASVWKPIAMALVVFALPVPGAAQDAERYRECSPDGRLCFALETVAEAPHYSVTRDGKPVIAPSRLGFVLRGAGKWGNRVALGEAVRRDHEGEWEQPWGENRVVRDDYREIRIPITELGKTERRIDLIARVFDGGVGFRFAFPDQEQLADVKIDEELTEFNISGDAEAWWIPGGEWNRYEYVYNHTPANQVGTAHSPLTLRRADGLHLAIHEAALEDYSGFWLQRVEGQRFRTMLAPSSQPWKVRRTAPFVTPWRTILIAEDAPRLYAAADILLNLNEPNRLGDVSWSKPHKYVGIWWAMHLDKWSWNAGPKHGATTQHAIDYIDFAAKHGFKSVLIEGWNEGWWSESGRNFQFATAYPDFDMDRIAAYAASKGVEIMGHHETAGNAGLYERQLEEALDYYQRHGVHSVKTGYVADAGGVLREDPDGTEQWEYHDGQYMARHHVLVAERAAEHEIAINAHEPIKDTGMRRTYPNLMTREGARGTEYMAWGEPPNPPSHEPTLLFTRMLAGPFDLTPGIVSLQGREGLLPNTLARQLADYVVIYSPLQMAADLPENYAKAPDALAFIEQVPVDWERTKVLSGEVGQFGVVARQRRGGEDWWIGGVTDETAREVELDLTFLDPGRRYTAEIWRDGEGGGIDGDRFAMVRETRVITGGEAMRVLMQAGGGFAMSLRPLD
- a CDS encoding flavin reductase family protein encodes the protein MTDYHFYRPEDGHRLPHSPLNAIVAPRPIGWISTIGRDGTRNLAPYSFFNLINYDPPLIVFASSGWKDTVANIEASGEFVWNLATRAQAEAMNATSASVGPGVDEFALAGLDTLPSTIVAPPRVAGSPVHFECRMTQLIRLEDRHGEELDQWLVIGEAVGIHIDPAMLEDGVYQTARPVPITRGGGPADYFAITQDALFKMKRPD
- a CDS encoding xanthine dehydrogenase family protein molybdopterin-binding subunit, with translation MTAHLKQDEPDTENFLDTMKQGVLGKPVSRVEGLAKVTGTAPYAVEYPVENAAEGVIVTTTIVRGEVVSIDKASVLEMPGVLAVIDDERLTTRAAQGTAGEAPQQGPTKVFFWGQPIAVVVAETFEQARDAAKHLKVEYRAEDGAPLHPSDVEPEEQEDETVDQGDLAQAMSRADHSVDLAITTEGHASAAMEPHAAIAQWEGDKLTVHASLQMLNYNIAELADTLGVEEDRVRIVSRYVGGGFGSKLGISEEVVAAAIAAEKVGRPVRVVMSRQQVFQCVMRRSETTQRLRLAGDGEGRLDGFGHEALVSNLPAEEFAEPVLQSSHFLYGGDNRALKLEVARIHRMTAGSVRAPGEAVGMPALEIAMDVLAEKSGVDPVELRLLNIPHRDPEEDLPFSSHKLAECLKQGAERFGWDSGPRSPRHTRDGEWWIGTGMASAARVHNVGEARARVTLKPDGTAEIRTDMTDIGTGTYTILAQMVAEMLGIAVDDVLVQLGDTDFPRGPGSGGSWGAASIGSAAYLACRALRKMLAERAGTGESDLILRDGAVEGGRSLVELLDGEELSEEGHYEPGDIADSHTASGFGAFFAQVRVNRFTGETRVDRMLGAFGFGRVLNEKTARSQCLGGITWSIGAALTEALHFDPKDGHLVNCDLAEYHVPVNRDVGEVEVVMVEERDPVASPIQAKGIGELGMCGGAGAIANAIYNACGARVLSFPMTPDRVLEVMPE
- a CDS encoding sulfatase, encoding MMTGRTAFAAMALACVLPGCATVPAATESAGTVAQTDTAPVEQRRPNIIFIMSDDHAQSAISAYGTEIGRLAPTPNIDRIAKNGALFENSYVTNSLCGPARATMLTGQFSHMHGFTQNGQKFDNSQWNWVRELGASGYDTALFGKWHLNYSPEGAGIDDWAVLDDQGKYYNPDIITPDGRSVVEGYATDLVTDRSLAWLDGRAGSDKPFALLIHHKAPHRNFMPALRHVQKYIGTEFPVPTNYFDHYDGRPAAAAQEMNIYRDMYEGHDLKMTVEEGSRELRFNPWTDDFARMTPEQREAYFGALQPGNDAMNAADMSDREMAIWKYQRYMHEYLGTVAAVDDSVGRVLDWLENSGEADNTIVIYTSDQGFYLGEHGWFDKRFMYEESLRTPLVMQYPGHIAPGTRIGAPVQNVDYAPTFLDYAGLPERGTIQGRSLREVVDGTPPSDWRDAIYYHYYEYPGFHSVRAHYGVKQGRYKLMRFYGDIDQWEFYDLQTDPNEMRNRIDDPRMKDEIARMKDKLEELRRQYRDSDGPAVDAPIGDEVAMAKGRHDAENAAGAGHHAHH
- a CDS encoding 2Fe-2S iron-sulfur cluster-binding protein, with the translated sequence MPDTITINGTDHPLPSDPRTSLLDFLRHDLGLTGTKKGCDHGQCGACTVIVNGMRINSCLTLAALHDGDDVTTIEGLGTPENPSPLQVAFVEHDGYQCGYCTPGQVCSATAMLDEIKAGFASDASADLTGEMTATAEEIRERMSGNLCRCGAYANIVAAIRDVAGQGDAA
- the purU gene encoding formyltetrahydrofolate deformylase; this encodes MTPSADPASHEQAKPAFILTLSCEDRVGIVAAVSSHLAAIGGFILDSQQYADLEAGRFFLRIEFRAEGVSFPQSVDDLRSGFAPIAQDYAMDWELLPADHRPRLLIAVSRGSHCLNDLLHRWQTGNLPVEIVGVVSNHEGLRDLTEWHGVPYHYLPVDPDRRGEQEARMLRVFEESRADTLVLARYMQVLSSDLAGTLAGRCINIHHSFLPSFKGARPYGKAHERGVKLIGATAHFVTGDLDEGPIIEQDIERVDHRATEQDLVRIGRDIEARVLARAVRWTAERRVFLNGIRTVVFR